From the Natrarchaeobaculum aegyptiacum genome, one window contains:
- a CDS encoding helix-turn-helix domain-containing protein: protein MAVIAHLRVPADSFELGRILELEATGTIELENMVPLGEKAVPFFSVSDAVRESFEQNVENHPSVERIVEVTRHDDERLYSLDWNIGRDVFLQGVIELQGQLLSATGTVNTWEFEIRFPTHEALSDFQEYCSNAHIPLEVGRIYNPVRPGTGMWYGVTEPQRETLMRAVQGGYYSIPRRMSTQDLADDLGISDQAVTERLRRAIETLTENTLIAMEEELAEEFEQPQES from the coding sequence TGAGCTCGGCCGGATCCTCGAACTGGAAGCAACCGGGACGATCGAACTCGAAAACATGGTCCCGCTGGGCGAGAAAGCCGTTCCGTTCTTCTCAGTGAGTGACGCAGTCCGAGAATCGTTCGAGCAAAACGTCGAGAATCACCCGTCGGTCGAACGCATCGTAGAAGTGACGCGCCACGACGACGAGCGTCTGTATTCGCTGGACTGGAACATCGGCCGCGACGTGTTCTTACAGGGGGTTATCGAACTGCAGGGACAGCTCCTGAGTGCTACTGGAACGGTCAATACGTGGGAGTTCGAGATCCGGTTTCCCACTCACGAGGCGCTCAGCGATTTTCAGGAATACTGCTCGAACGCCCACATTCCCCTCGAAGTCGGACGTATCTACAATCCCGTCCGTCCGGGAACCGGCATGTGGTACGGAGTGACAGAACCCCAACGTGAAACGCTGATGCGCGCTGTTCAGGGTGGGTACTACTCCATTCCGCGGCGAATGTCCACGCAGGATCTGGCCGATGACCTCGGGATCTCCGACCAGGCCGTCACAGAACGACTGCGCCGGGCGATCGAAACGCTCACCGAAAACACGCTCATCGCAATGGAAGAGGAACTTGCCGAGGAGTTCGAACAGCCCCAAGAATCCTGA
- a CDS encoding DUF7344 domain-containing protein, with translation MGFDDITEALGGRARRQVLVELLDHNPVDQPEAVTKDNAQEDEVRELQLTHTHLPKLDDMGYIVWDRDHRTIVKGPNWEEIEPVVRLLSDNRDQIPKDTF, from the coding sequence ATGGGGTTTGATGACATAACCGAAGCCCTCGGGGGCCGAGCACGGCGGCAGGTACTTGTGGAACTACTGGATCACAATCCAGTGGACCAACCAGAGGCGGTGACGAAGGATAATGCGCAAGAAGACGAGGTACGGGAGCTGCAGCTTACTCACACACATCTCCCCAAACTCGATGATATGGGCTACATCGTGTGGGATAGAGACCACAGGACTATCGTAAAGGGGCCAAATTGGGAAGAGATCGAACCGGTGGTTCGATTACTCAGCGACAATAGGGACCAAATCCCCAAGGACACGTTCTAA
- a CDS encoding PIN domain-containing protein, with the protein MKLVIDANVVISALIADSKTRELIVTLEPDLLTPAFVHDEVENYEGLIVEKSGMEPDRVAQFIDLLFQYIEVVPADDFYPAIERADEAIGDTDPDDVLYLACAIANDAAIWSDDSDFDTQDLVDTYSTSDVIKSFDTL; encoded by the coding sequence ATGAAGCTGGTCATCGACGCCAACGTCGTTATTTCTGCACTCATCGCTGATTCGAAGACGCGGGAGCTCATTGTGACACTCGAACCAGATCTCCTGACGCCCGCATTTGTCCACGACGAAGTCGAAAACTACGAAGGCCTGATCGTAGAGAAATCCGGAATGGAACCGGACCGAGTGGCACAATTTATCGACCTCCTGTTCCAGTACATTGAGGTCGTTCCTGCCGACGACTTCTACCCGGCTATCGAGAGGGCAGACGAAGCAATCGGAGACACCGACCCTGACGATGTGTTGTACCTCGCGTGTGCGATCGCCAACGATGCTGCTATTTGGAGCGACGATTCTGACTTCGATACACAGGACCTAGTCGATACGTACTCAACGAGTGATGTAATAAAATCGTTTGACACGCTCTAA
- a CDS encoding tyrosine-type recombinase/integrase — translation MTDHLEPLAPAEAMQMYLDERSHELADATIQSHRYRLKQFVQWCEQDGIDNLNDFSGRDIHRFRVKRRNEDELATASMKGQLATLRMFLRFCATIDAVEPGLDEKIILPTTTEDDARSELLNPDRAQQVLKFLDQYRYARLEHALVEVLWHTGLRIGAAIGLDIEDYNNDEQYLTLAHRPEEGTSLKNGRKSERLVALSDSVCEVLDDWLSVNHPGVVDQHDREPLFATKIDRLSRTRGRTIVYQYTRPCVYTDSCPHERDLDNCDALPTERSHACPSSLSPHPVRRGAITHFLKSNVPENVVSDRMDCSEAVLDRHYDQRSEREKLRQRRRYLPGN, via the coding sequence ATGACAGACCACCTCGAACCCCTCGCACCAGCTGAGGCAATGCAGATGTACCTCGACGAACGGAGTCACGAACTCGCGGACGCGACGATCCAATCCCATCGGTATCGTCTCAAGCAGTTCGTCCAGTGGTGTGAACAGGACGGCATCGACAATCTCAACGACTTTAGCGGGCGAGACATCCATCGCTTTCGCGTCAAACGCAGGAACGAAGACGAGCTCGCAACTGCCAGCATGAAGGGCCAGCTGGCAACCCTGAGAATGTTCCTCCGCTTCTGTGCGACGATCGATGCAGTCGAACCAGGACTCGACGAGAAAATCATCCTTCCGACGACGACCGAAGACGATGCTCGATCCGAGTTACTGAATCCGGATCGCGCTCAGCAGGTACTCAAATTCCTCGACCAATATCGCTACGCGCGCCTGGAGCACGCGTTGGTAGAAGTTCTCTGGCACACGGGGCTTCGTATCGGCGCAGCGATTGGGCTCGACATTGAGGACTACAACAACGACGAGCAGTACCTCACGCTCGCCCACCGACCCGAGGAAGGAACCTCGCTCAAGAATGGACGGAAGAGTGAACGGCTCGTCGCACTGAGTGACTCTGTCTGTGAGGTGTTAGATGACTGGCTGTCAGTCAATCATCCGGGAGTCGTTGATCAGCATGACCGTGAGCCGCTGTTTGCGACGAAAATCGATCGATTGAGTCGAACCCGTGGCCGGACGATCGTCTACCAGTACACGCGCCCGTGCGTCTACACTGATAGCTGCCCTCATGAGCGGGATCTGGATAATTGTGACGCGCTACCCACCGAACGCTCGCATGCGTGTCCCTCCTCGTTGAGTCCCCACCCAGTTCGACGTGGTGCGATCACGCATTTTCTCAAATCTAACGTTCCCGAGAACGTCGTGAGCGATCGGATGGATTGCAGCGAGGCAGTCCTTGACCGCCACTACGATCAACGGTCGGAACGTGAAAAACTTCGGCAGCGGAGACGCTACCTCCCCGGCAATTAA